Genomic window (Branchiostoma lanceolatum isolate klBraLanc5 chromosome 13, klBraLanc5.hap2, whole genome shotgun sequence):
TGACTATCGAATATTCAGAtttccgagacgatttagagACCATGCTTAAATCGCCATTTATCTGAAAACCTTCTAAAAAGAAGAAGTTACAAGTTCACGGTTACGGTTCTATATATCGTTGCGACAAAGTTATCACATGAAGTTATCACATTGCAACAAGGAGTTATCATTGTGTTCCTGGCCAGAGATTCTGATAAGAAGTCTTGAAGACGTTGAGGTACTGTTGAGTGTTCATCTTCATCCTTCTACAGTAGTCTCGAGAAAGGACAAACTCCTGGTTCCACTTCGAAGCCGACACCACCATGTAAGTCTTCAGGTTAGACTGGCAGTACTCTAGTACATCATGGAGCACTGTTGTAAAATGGTCAACCTTGAGGGAGAAAATGCAAAAGCACCTCatttttctgtaatctgtatagtctaacatctactaacacaaAATTTTACTtgagtacataattccgccaccctaagAGGATCTCTAGTataatgtactagtacatgaagTCCtgaatatctaaactgtgcatacctgtgtgtgtgctgcactagagatatctcaaattgagatatctctagtgcagcacacactcaaacccactattttttaaagtggtggatttatgtaacccagcgccTGTTAATTGggattaatgttaataaagGCTAACTGGTGAACTGCAATGCAACATACTTTATCTGCAAAACTTATGGTAtaccgtaaatcttgaaatattcgcgAGTCTTATTTTCCCAGTGCCTCTTCACTGTAAAATCATAACATAGCGAGTGTTTTTGTGCTACTGTATTGTTTcagccgcgaacttaaaacgtCACAAAAACCTCATTTCCACTCCAACGAAcataaataaatttacagtattcaaaagtCACCAACCTCCCTATGAAAGTCCTTCCCTTGCTCGGAAATCTTCTGTTGCAAGGTCTTGTTGAAATGATCGTACAACATGTAATCTGCCAAGCTCCATTTTCTGTAAAAATAGAAAATAGAGAAGTCAAAATATTCTTAGAAGTAAAGGTATGTCGCATTCTGGGCAGCACGACAGCATTTCAATAATTAGATAACAAATGTTTCAACAGATGCAAGCAGTAACAATATAGAACTGGCATGGTGCAAATCTGTGGTTTTCAATTCATTGTGTATAATCATGCAATGATGCAATAAAACGACGGATAAGCCAAAGATGATCAAGTGTCCGTTAGAAAAGTCTAACGACTTCCTTCTCCAAGCGCAATCAGATGTAcgcctgtttttgcaacatttaacaCTCTTTATGTAGTATTACATGTTATTTTTGATAAGAAAAGGCAACCTGAAAACCGTTAAAAGGTGCAACTACAAAAGAGTACAAGATAGTGCGAAAACAGACATAAAACACTGAGAATGAgatggatccttacatctgcttggaaattactaACGACTTTCTTGCCTGTGTTTGGCGCGACTGTCGGGGTTGTTGTCCAGTCTGAGAGTGTAGTCTGGGTACTGGCGCGGCCAGTAGAGGATGTCCTGTAGCCTCCAGCACATCAGCCGCTTCAATAAGACCAGGGACTCGTGCAGGCGTTCTGTGATCATCACCAAGGTCATGTCATCATCCAGGGTCTGTGAGAACACAACGGGACGGACATTAAAACAATTGTGGGGGATTAGtaatgtccccgtggcgcaaggggtaacgcaaccccgc
Coding sequences:
- the LOC136447643 gene encoding galactosylceramide sulfotransferase-like, with product MDNRDDPIAEFLQRAQFYDDVYTSSAAGSRRPEVPDGVSVTHNPIARDLGISERLWNNVTAIDEQIKTLDDDMTLVMITERLHESLVLLKRLMCWRLQDILYWPRQYPDYTLRLDNNPDSRAKHRKWSLADYMLYDHFNKTLQQKISEQGKDFHREVDHFTTVLHDVLEYCQSNLKTYMVVSASKWNQEFVLSRDYCRRMKMNTQQYLNVFKTSYQNLWPGTQ